Proteins from a single region of Undibacterium sp. KW1:
- a CDS encoding asparaginase domain-containing protein — MTLRIIATGGTFDKHYDELAGKLSFADSHLPEVLKRARLTIPVELEVCMLVDSLDMNDSHRNTVLQACQQSAEKAIVIIHGTDTMRETAEVLGAANLGKTIVFTGAMIPYEIANSDAFFNLGFACSAAQLLPAGVHVAMNGKVFPWNDVQKNREAGVFVNK; from the coding sequence ATGACTTTGCGCATCATCGCCACCGGCGGCACTTTTGACAAACATTATGACGAACTGGCAGGCAAACTCAGCTTTGCAGACAGCCACCTGCCTGAAGTGCTGAAGCGTGCGCGCCTGACGATACCCGTAGAGCTGGAAGTCTGCATGCTGGTAGATTCATTGGACATGAACGACAGCCACCGCAATACCGTCTTGCAGGCTTGCCAGCAGTCCGCCGAAAAAGCGATTGTTATCATCCACGGTACCGACACCATGCGTGAAACGGCAGAAGTACTGGGCGCAGCCAATCTCGGCAAGACTATCGTGTTCACTGGTGCCATGATCCCTTACGAAATCGCCAATTCAGATGCCTTCTTCAATCTGGGTTTTGCCTGCAGCGCAGCGCAACTCTTGCCAGCCGGTGTACACGTCGCCATGAATGGCAAGGTCTTTCCCTGGAATGACGTACAAAAGAACCGTGAAGCTGGCGTATTCGTGAATAAGTAA
- the hisC gene encoding histidinol-phosphate transaminase, with protein MSKYWSDVVHKLSPYTPGEQPKIAKLIKLNTNENPYPPSPRVLTAIQQATNGDLRLYPDPGSDHLCKVIAQYHGLQADQIFVGNSSDEVLAHVFQALLKHQQPLLFPDISYSFYPVYCGLYEINHQSVPLDARFQLNVEDYLQENGGIIFANPNAPTGCAVPLEKIEFLLQHNRDTVVVIDEAYVDFGGETAIALIDRYPNLLVVHTLSKSRSLAGLRVGFAAGHADLIAGLNRVKNSFNAYPLDRLAVAGAIAAFEDQDYFLQTCQAVMATRERLAATMRDLGFEVLPSATNFIFASHPRFAAEEIALGLRQSGIIVRHFKLPRINEFLRISIGTDDESTALLAALKLLVKQG; from the coding sequence ATGAGTAAATACTGGAGTGATGTTGTCCACAAGCTGAGTCCTTATACCCCCGGTGAGCAACCCAAGATTGCCAAACTCATCAAGCTCAATACCAATGAAAATCCTTATCCGCCTTCACCCCGTGTACTGACGGCGATACAGCAAGCCACCAACGGCGATTTGCGCCTCTACCCTGATCCCGGCTCGGATCACTTGTGCAAAGTCATCGCCCAATATCATGGCTTGCAGGCAGACCAGATTTTTGTTGGTAACAGCTCTGACGAAGTGCTGGCCCATGTGTTTCAGGCTTTGCTCAAACATCAGCAACCTTTGCTCTTCCCTGACATCAGCTACAGCTTTTATCCTGTGTATTGTGGCCTGTATGAAATTAATCACCAAAGCGTGCCACTGGATGCCCGATTTCAACTCAATGTAGAAGATTATCTGCAAGAAAATGGCGGGATTATTTTCGCCAATCCCAATGCGCCAACTGGCTGTGCCGTGCCGCTGGAAAAAATCGAATTCCTGCTGCAACACAATCGCGATACGGTCGTTGTCATTGATGAAGCCTATGTTGATTTTGGTGGCGAGACGGCGATTGCGCTGATAGACCGCTACCCCAATTTGCTGGTGGTGCACACGCTGTCGAAATCCCGCTCACTGGCTGGTTTGCGGGTAGGTTTTGCGGCAGGGCATGCAGATTTGATTGCAGGTTTGAACCGTGTCAAAAACAGTTTCAATGCTTACCCGCTGGACAGGCTGGCAGTAGCGGGCGCGATTGCCGCATTTGAAGACCAGGATTATTTTTTGCAGACTTGTCAGGCTGTGATGGCAACGCGCGAAAGGCTGGCTGCAACTATGCGGGATTTGGGTTTTGAAGTTTTGCCATCGGCGACGAATTTCATCTTCGCCAGTCACCCTCGTTTTGCGGCAGAAGAAATCGCCCTGGGCTTGCGTCAGTCCGGCATTATCGTGCGCCATTTCAAGCTGCCGCGCATAAATGAGTTTTTGCGCATTTCCATAGGCACAGATGATGAAAGTACTGCTCTGCTTGCGGCCTTAAAACTATTGGTAAAACAAGGCTGA
- a CDS encoding MarR family winged helix-turn-helix transcriptional regulator encodes MLDLIHTVMHQYRSMQYQALRDGPHDITHMEGKVLGFFGHHPGATQSDLAKHSGRDKAQLARLIKGLRDRGLLDAVADQSDKRNVRLTLTSDGQSVLTVLRQQAKRLNTLALQGMDSREQEQLQQLLQRVKVNLDAGS; translated from the coding sequence GTGTTGGACCTTATTCATACGGTCATGCATCAATACCGTTCCATGCAATACCAGGCTCTGCGCGACGGCCCGCATGACATTACCCATATGGAAGGCAAGGTATTGGGCTTTTTTGGTCATCACCCCGGTGCTACTCAGAGTGACCTGGCCAAGCACAGTGGCCGCGACAAGGCGCAACTGGCGAGGCTGATCAAAGGCTTGCGTGACCGTGGCTTGCTCGATGCCGTTGCCGATCAAAGCGACAAGCGCAATGTGCGGCTGACGCTGACTTCGGACGGGCAAAGCGTGTTGACCGTCTTGCGTCAGCAAGCCAAACGCTTAAATACCCTGGCATTGCAGGGAATGGATAGTCGCGAGCAAGAACAATTGCAGCAGCTATTGCAAAGAGTGAAAGTCAATCTGGATGCTGGGTCATAA
- a CDS encoding siderophore-interacting protein — translation MSIASASNRVQRIRHEIKRRNLQVVRVESPTPHFRRITLSGADLPGFISASFDDHLKLILAVDSDHAVMRDYTPRHYDAAKGELVLEFSIHGDGPAAAWASQADVGHGVTVAGPRGSLVIPVDYEWHLLAGDETALPAISRRLEELPAGVSAMVILQVPPTERRELSSAADISIVWVDSAQEFLDTLRALPLPEGDGYAWCAGEAATMAATRRILAEEKGHAGAAMRVAAYWKQGLIAHHENLES, via the coding sequence ATGAGTATAGCCTCTGCAAGCAACCGCGTACAACGCATACGCCATGAAATCAAACGCCGCAACCTGCAAGTTGTCCGTGTTGAAAGCCCGACGCCGCATTTCCGCCGTATCACCCTCAGTGGTGCTGATCTGCCGGGCTTTATCAGCGCATCTTTTGATGATCACCTCAAATTGATACTTGCCGTCGATAGTGATCATGCTGTGATGCGAGATTACACACCCAGGCATTACGATGCCGCCAAAGGTGAACTGGTACTGGAATTTTCCATACACGGTGACGGGCCTGCGGCTGCCTGGGCCAGCCAGGCTGATGTCGGCCATGGCGTCACTGTCGCCGGGCCGCGTGGCTCTTTAGTCATCCCGGTTGATTATGAATGGCATTTACTGGCTGGCGACGAAACAGCATTGCCAGCGATATCCAGACGCCTGGAAGAATTACCGGCTGGAGTAAGCGCGATGGTTATCCTGCAAGTGCCCCCAACTGAGCGCCGTGAATTGAGCAGTGCAGCAGATATCAGCATTGTCTGGGTAGATAGCGCGCAAGAGTTTCTGGATACCCTGCGCGCCCTGCCTTTGCCAGAGGGCGATGGCTATGCCTGGTGCGCCGGCGAAGCTGCGACCATGGCCGCAACACGCCGCATACTGGCTGAAGAAAAAGGTCACGCTGGAGCTG